Sequence from the Coturnix japonica isolate 7356 chromosome Z, Coturnix japonica 2.1, whole genome shotgun sequence genome:
AGCTGAGGTCTGTTTCAAAGCTTGCTTTGTTAAATGATCGATGGAATTACTAAATCTAACCAAAACAAGGtagaacaaaaatcaaaaacaaaaacaaacataaccATCTAAATATAATAGTAGATTCAGCACTCAAAGttgaaaagcttttgttctttaaatcCTTAGCACTGCCAAAATACTTAAATTTATGGTaatcttaatgattttatgtCAGTTGTTTGTAAAGATCTCATTAAATGGCAGGCTTCTATATGTGTAAGTGGTACAGGGCTTGGCATTTAATTGCAGGGCAATCACAAATTGTCGTGCAAGCTTCAGCAAACTAAAGCAATCAAATATCAGAAGTTGTTTGATCTACGCGTCTTGTTTACTAAGTaaagcatttatattttatcCTAATGAACAAATTCGCACATGTATTCCAGGCAGCTTAGTCCTCTCTAATTTATGtcctattaaaatatttcatttacataGAACATGAAAGCATATCACAATACATTTATCCAACATGTATTTATCTTCTACTAATACAAAAGTAAAACAGTATCACAGCATATTTCAACAAAGTGCACAATCAAGAAGTTTCACAGAAGTATGCACTTTCTTTTGAGCTGTTACAATCAGTGTATAGGATAACAGGCACCTctcttaatttttgttttcttaaattaagTACTGAAGTCTGACAACAAAAGGGTCCTATGGTACCGTAAGCCTCTGACAGCTGTGACTGAACAGAACATAGTGGCACCCAGAAACATAACCAGACAATTTTTGCTAAGGCAAGCACAagtatttcaattttaaattttaCACCTCTGCCAAAGTTAGTGTGAAAGAATGTGTATGTGTGCGCTTGAGCTTTCCACAATCCTTAAAGACAGCAAGGACATTTACTTCTTCCACATGCTCTTTAAACTTTGGAAAGGAGGCCTGACTCGGGGGCACTTGCCTTAATGAGATTTTGGATTTCTTTGAATTTTGGGTGCTCTTTATCAGCTACCAGCTGCAGCAGAATAGCTTCACTAGTAGTAACTATGATTCCAGTACGAGCAAGAcgctgaaacagaaaagaagagagggaaaaaaaaaagtaagaacCTGGAAGCATGAAGGAGTATACACTGGGTGAAAGAGatagatgttatttttaaataccatTAACAAAGGTACCGCTGGCTGAATCCTAGAACTCCCTAACAATGCCATTTATAACACTGGAACAGATATTGACTATTGTTAGACTTGGGAAAAATGCTGTACTGGGTTACAGATAAGGCTTCCAAGTTGGACGGGATTTTTTCCCCAAGATTTAAAACTCTCTCTTCTATTAACATCCCCATCCCTTTTGCACTTGAGCAGATAGCTTCCTTAACTCTCACACAGACTTGAAAGACTTAGGAGAAAAGAACcgggaaagcagaaaatatctaaatccaagcaaaaaaaattaagcaacaaATATAATTgtagcagtttttctttctgatcttgTTACATGCTAGTATTTTGGTCTTCGGGCTACACAGCACACTCACACTAACAACCCccagagacagagagaaaagcttttcaaaagaatATATACATCAGACTGGTACAAAAGTAGTTGGTTTTAATTGACATCTTATTACAGCTTACTAACTCCCAAGTTAATTCTGAAAGAGTACAGAACAAAAAGCTCAGCTGCataaaatgcagaactgaaagaagTCTGCTAGATCTTTAGTGCGTGCTAAACAGAGCAATTCTTTGTGCAGTCCAAGCCGTATGACATACTACAAAGTTTTTATACTTTTAAGACTGTGCTTGTTGCCTGTATAGCAGTTTTCTGTAAGTAAAGGCTGCCCACCTTTACTTAAGGTGGGTACCCACATTAAGTCTCCCAGCAATAGAACATATGCTTTGGCAGTAAAACCCCTTCTGGATCCATCTTTCTGTCAATCATACTCTTCCCAACTCTATGCGCCATCAAATCTAATGCACCTACAAGGTCCTGAATTAACCAAGAGGGgttaaaaggtaaaaaatattttcagtccGGTTTCTACTATAATTATGAAAGAGGCGCTCCaaattttttaaagaagatataGATCATTGCAATTCAGTTGTTTTTACTATAAGTAATCAATGAGAAAAATTACCAATTTAGGGGATCAGTAAAGCATGACTGAtcttcaaggaaagaaaatgctttcttaaatCGCTGACttccagaaaaaagaaacaagcgCACATTCATCTACACCAAAAGAATAAATTAGAACAGATGAGGAAGAGCAAAGAGTCAGCTGTCTTAATCCAAGACCAAATGGTGACACAAGGCTTTAGCAGCACACAGGGCAGAGATCAAGAACGGCCACAACCTTGACCAGCTGGGATGAATTATTTTAGCAAGTTCTCATGAAAAGACAACCCAAGGTTCACTGATTTAAAGACTCTGACGAGCAACTGTCAGCTGCACATTAAGACTAAAGCAGGATTACTCAATGATTTGGTATTTTACCAACTTTCTGAAGAAGCACAAATCCATAGTCAGTCAGAATCACTGACATTCTCCCTGTCTGTGTCTCCTTTCTCCTGGTCTCCTGCTTCTTAATGTACCCAGATTTTGTTTATTCTATCCCACAGCCCCTAGTTCTAcagtacaaagaaaacagaattggCAGAAACACACAGGGAGAAGGATTCCCCAGATCATACTGCAGTGCTGACCACTTCATGGcccacagcaaaacatttttcttcgTAAAAAATTTTTGAAAGAACTTACTAAAAATTTCCTTAGTACTCATCAGTTTTCTTGAATTACAGTTTTTGCAAGTTTTGCAGTTTTGAGATGATCAATGCCTTTTTGACTGGAAAGAAGAGCTAAGCTAACTGCTGAGTAATTCAGTCTCTGTTGCACTGAATCAAATTCAATGCTAGCAAACACAGCGTAAGCGATAAACAAATGTACAAAGACACATAAAATATGGCAAACAGGTTCCAGtgtcagttttgtttgcttcatcTACTACTGCTATCATGACAATACAGCATTCACTTAGGAACTCCCTGATTTCAGTCATTCTTACAATGTGTGTCATTATGAAGTATTTGACAGATGACATTTAAGCTTCTGCTTAATTCAAGTTTATGAGACACAGGAGAAATTACAACTCTTCTTCAACTCTATAAAAAGGAGCATAAAAATGTAGTTATTGCTAGCTTCAATTTCtgaataaacataaacataagGGTCCAGGGAAAAACCTGCAGTGTTTAATGTTCATATCAGTTTTTGACCTTCAGCAATGATGCCTGTAGGGAAGTTAGAGCACATCACAGAAGCACCATTTGCACAAATTTACTACCACATAGTTGTACCTGCTTTTAAACTATCTTGTTAGATTTATCTCCACTTTCTCAACATATATGTTAAACAACTAAATCTCTGACTAAGCCCCatgaagggggaaagaaagtCCTTACTATAATCACAGTCCTGAGATTAAGCTTTAATTTGCACTGATGAAGAAGAACAGAGGGAGGGACAGACAAGAATGAGTTTTGAACAGAAACACTTATTATACTCCATTTCATGGATTTTCAACAGCAGAACAAATACTGTTtggaacaacaaaaacaaaagccctGTGGTACTTTTATTCTGCTGTAATGATAATATTCCTTAACAAAATGtcaagaaatgcaaatgattATACAGAGAAACCCATACTTTATGAAACAGTTGCTTTACTAATCCCAGTATCCCAAAATGGGTTCTACATATTACATCAaaatttatacacacacacacaaaatccaTCTCTACTGTGGAACTGTTCTGAAAATCAGAGCCTCTTCCTCTTTTTAGGCCTACATCTGATTACAGCCAACTGCCCTGATAAATTCCTTGCCAGCaaacaacaaatacagaaacacaTACAAGCCCAAGGGGTAAAAATCCTTAATTAAGAAACATTACCTCAAGAGCAAACATTCTGTCCATCATACTTCTTGATGAGGTGGCATCAGCTACAATGTGAACTTCCAGACCTCTGCCAATTAATTCCAATGCTGTTTGCTGGATGCAGACATGAGTctataagagaagaaaaaaaaaaaaaaaaaaagccaaaaagaaaaaaagaaaaaaaaagacaaataaatcaCTACTACATCATGCACTATATTACCTGTATAGTATGGTGCCAAATTAAATTACATAATTAATCAGGGTTCaaataagtatttttctgtgcattACATTACTGGAGAACTGggttttaaaatgtgttttttaaaatgccaaaTAAGTTAAGcttaaaaacatctgttttcaaattTTATGAGATAATAtcatagagaaaaagaattactcatttcatagaaaatatATGAGTTCTACAGTCTAAGTGAAATAAATGGAccttttttaattacagaaagcaaTGCTACAACTATCGCAGGCCAACAGATAATGGCACAGAACAGTACAAGAATGGCAAGGCACATACTTCTACTCCAAACAGGACAACACTGCGGACTCCAGGAATCTCTGCTAATGCAGCTTCAACTTCTGGCAAAACCattgaaaattttgttttgggAAGCACAAGTTTAGCTCCTGTTAAATCAATTTCTTGTACAGTGCTGCCAAGGCCTTTGGGATACTGTTCAGTTACAATGACTGGAATTCCTAAGAGTCGCGCACCTTGGAGCTGTAAGGGGGATGTAAAGggacaaaaagaaattattaaagAATGACAAGAGCAAAGAAACAGTTATTATTTGAAACTGAATAATCTGTAAGCTAGCAATACATAGCAATTTAAATGTCATCAAAACTTACTACAATAGAAGACAACCAACATACCAGCCGTTGACCTACGCTGATGATATCACCGAAGTATTTGATGGCAGGACGGAATCTCTCTTGCAtatcacagcagaaaaacacagtgcttGATGGTGTCAGGTTGCCTAAAGTAgtcatctgaaaaagaaaataatgctattAATGCTAGCGAGGACCTTTTcgaaaaagcagcagaataagAAGTCTGTAAAGCTTCATTCATGGCATCTCCCAGGTGTCCTAGAACACCAGCAGGCCTTGTAGCACAAAGTGCCCACGCACTCTTGAtgtagtttttgtttgctgtaaCTGAACCATTATGGCCTTGCAAGAACCATTTTCCCTGAGCAGGGTTCCATAAAACCTGGCCTCATGCTCTTGTGAAGCTTCTGTGCATTGACTCGAGCACTGCTGGGACTAGCTGACAGGCCTTAGTGGAGCCTTCCCTTCACTCAAGCACTATGTGACTTGGTCCTCAGCTCTTGCAGAGCCTCTTTCACTAGCTCAGAGTACTGCTGTGCCTGCACATTTGGTCCTGAGTGGGAATTTTCTCTGTATCACCATCACTCCTCATGCAATGACTTTGCAAAGCCTCCTTTCCCTGACTCATGCATCATGACACTTGGCCCTTTGCTCCTGCAGTGTTAATAAGCCCTGACTCAAGCCCCATTGGTCCTGCCCTAGCCTTTGAGAGCTTCTTTCCCCTCAACTCAAAGAGTCTGGCCATGGGAAcctctttcctctgtttcaaGGGATTCTTGAACATCTGTTCCTCAGATAGTGCAAGGCCTTGCACCTTGGTCTAAAAGCCACAGAGGGGATGTGTGCTCTTGTAGGGCTTCTAGGCCCTAATTCAGGTGTCCTAGAATACCATGGAACCTTGCCTACTGCCCAGGCAGCACCTCTTGTCACAGCAGGGGCAGGAAGGCCTTTCAGGACACCTTATCTCACAGCAGGAGAGGAAATCTGTGTGTGGCACTCTCCATGGGCAGCTGGCAGGGTTTCCTCCTTGAGGGACTCCCACCCCTCTCCAGGTCAAGGAATTACAGCCACTCTGCTTTTTCCAATGTAGCACCTGCTGCAACAACATCAGTGAGAGACAGTAGCTAGCCTAGAGACCTAGGCTCTCAATCAGAGGCTGCAGGTCCAGGGCTTCCATGGGTGGCCTCCAAACCCACACATGGGCAAACCTCTTCAGCCAGGATCTAGCTAttctccatctcctgctgcccTGGCTGCATCAGGAGCTGGAGCAGATATTGAGGAactcctgcccacagctggaACTCTCCCTCAGCTCTCAAGGGATCCAACACAGAAAAGATCCCCATAACCTCAACTATTGACCTCCATGGAGGTCCCAGCTGTACCCCATAATCCCTGTTCCTGTGCTTGGGCAgagggggaaacaaacaaacaaacaaaaaatgctggTTACTCTTTAAGGATGCCTTTCTGAGAGtgcaagagctctccatcctgCAGAACAAGTAAGCAGGCAGGGGAGGCATGAAACTGGCATGGCTTGGCAAGGACACACTGGTCAAACTGAGGCACAAGAAGGTCCCTggggggtgttcaaggccaggttggatggggccctgggcagcctgttctaataTTAAATACagaggttggcagccctgcttgaagcaggggggttggagcttgatgatccttgaggtcccttccaaaccaagccattctatgattcttccaGATAGAGTCCAGAGATAGGCCACAAGAatgatccaagggctggagcacctcccctctgaagacaggctgaacaagcacagcttgttctcagaagagagaaagctgagaggAGATCCCATTGCAGACTTCCATTACTTACAGCAAGCttataaacagaaggaaaatcaaCTTTTCTTAAGAGTgtatagtgataggacaagggaaaattgTCTGGGGAAGAGTAAGCTGAGAGGATACCTTACTGCTCTCTTAGAGAAAGTGACTGCATTGAGAGCAGGTTTGgtctcttctctctggtgacaggacaagggaaaatggcttcaagtttCATCAGGGGAAGTTTAATTTGGATATCAAGAAGAACTTCCTTatagaaagggttgttaagcactggaacaggctccccggggaggtggctgagtcaccatcactgaacatgtttaaaaaccatccggcagtggtgctcagagacatgatttagcagtgagttgttagagttagggtagcatggttaggttgtggttgacttgatcttgaaggtcttttccaacctgagcaattctatcattgtatgattctaaactaaaggaggggagataTAGATTACATGTCAAGGtgaaggtttgtttgttttttttaaataaagagcaGTGGGGtgctggaacaagttgcccacAGAGGTTGTAGATGGCCCAACCCTGGAAATGTTCAAAGTCAAGTTGGATAGAGCTCTGAGCATTCTGACCTAGTACTcgatctagtggttggcaaaCCTGTAGGGGGtgaaggggttggaacttcatgatcccTGGGatcctttccaacacaaaccattctatgatactttgAGTcaaagcagaaggagaaaagtggTTCCAGCCTGATTTTAATATACTTCTAAAATTAATGTAAGTGATACTGAGCAGTACAGTATAGGTACAAACAGGTAATCAGGATTTTATTTCATGGGAGACAAGCCAGTCTAAATGCACATGGAAAATTCTAAGCTCTGAAAAGGGATGTATGAACACAGTGCTTAAagtgttgggaaaaaaaaaaacaaaacaaaaaaccctatCAACAACAGGAGTACATTCCTagaattcatttttatctctCCATCTCTTAGAGCTGACACAAAAACTGGAtaaattaaagattaaaaaaaaagacttccaCTTTATACATGCTTTAAATAGCACACATACACATAGTTGCATCACACAGTCAATTTCTTTTGTCTACAAGATCTTCTAGCAGAAAGTTGATGAAAGACAAAAGGCTAAAACGAAAGCAGAGAAGGTTGACAGTATTACTGCCAGAAAATGCactgaataaatattaatgGCAAAAATAATATCCTAGACTTTCCCTTGAGCAGGAATCAGAGTCCAAAGGAAgtgggatttttaaaaatattaataaaaaaaaatcacagaattaaagaCCACATTTTCACACAGTTTAAAAGAGAGCTTTTTATTTGTATGAAATTACTTGCATTGCCTGCAGAAGCAAGAGATAAGGCTCCAGCTAAAGactacatttaaaaattaaaaaaaaaaaaaaagcaactacaTACTACTCTTAATTACAAGACAACCCAAGAGAAATTACATCCATTCAGGAGCTTTTCAGAAGACTTAAATCAAATTGAATGAGTGCTCCTGGCAAGTACCCATTAATTTTATACACTTCACTTTCTGCAATGTGAGATTCAGACATTttaagctaaaataaaattacaaaactgGTAAAACACTATATTCCgaaagaaaagagaatcagGAATCCTTAAATATTACTCCAAAATCTTTCACCAATTTGTCTTACATTCCTTAAGCAAATCAATTTGATCTCAAAGACCACAAAACTACAAAGGAAGCCATGCTCACTCACATGAAATGGCTTGTttaaactgctgtgaaaatttttatgtaataaatatgtaaatatttatgaaatgtaaaaagtaAATTCCCACACCTCACAGTTTGCGTGCCAACTGCTCTCAAAGCATCAAACACCCATAATaaaggg
This genomic interval carries:
- the ISOC1 gene encoding isochorismatase domain-containing protein 1, with amino-acid sequence MAAAAAPPGAGCSPAGGGSVPVLFCFSVFARPSTVPHGAGYELLIQKFLSLYGDQIDIHRKFVVQLFAEEWSQYIDLPKGFVVSERCKVRLVPLQIQMTTLGNLTPSSTVFFCCDMQERFRPAIKYFGDIISVGQRLLQGARLLGIPVIVTEQYPKGLGSTVQEIDLTGAKLVLPKTKFSMVLPEVEAALAEIPGVRSVVLFGVETHVCIQQTALELIGRGLEVHIVADATSSRSMMDRMFALERLARTGIIVTTSEAILLQLVADKEHPKFKEIQNLIKASAPESGLLSKV